ggaATTTAGATTTAAATTTGGTAACATTTTATGAAGGCGAAAACATTCTAATTATAAAATGAAAAcatatcaattaaaataataatttgttaTTAAATcctgaataaaataataatgtatCATACCAAATAAATCTGATATAATATTACGTAAACATAAGATGTCTTACCTGATACACACCAAATTTCAGGAAGAAAAGGCgacaattaattattaattactcactttaaaaaggaaagaaaaatatagTATACTCGAGGAAAACGAGAAACTCAAGAAGAATCGACAACAATCAATATCAAAGAAACGGTCTTCGTGGGTTAATGGCTTCTCAGTTCATACACCGTCTGATCTCTGTTCGCCGGAGATCGTTTTGGCCCTTCAGGTACATTGTGTTTCCTTCCCCTGCTCCCTCTCCGTTGAATGCGTATCTCGTGAATTTCCTacagatttttttattttttttggtcTTAGAAGCAGCTGAGCATAATCGGAATTCACTTGTTCGATATTGGATGTATGATATTCGATGCCAATTTTgttttttgatttgtttttgctATGGATATTAGATGTTTGATATCTGTTCCTCCGCAGATTCGTTGTTTGCACGGTTTTATCGTACTGATGTGCTCTTGGGATTTGTGAATGAGTAAACTGATTTTTGAGATTGTATACAGAGAGTGAGCGGCCGAGGGATTGTGATAGCCGTGTATATTATAAAGGTGGCGTAGGGGTTTTGGTGAATGGTGATGTCTTTTTTCGGTGACGAGAAGCAATGGAAATGTGTAAAGGGAGGAGCTGTGAATTTACAGAGAGTGAGCTCAATTGTTCGCGATATTGGGGAACCTTGTCTTCATCAAACACAAATAAAGGTTGTGATAGCCGTAAGAACCTCAGCTTCTCCCTTTTTTAATACTTTTCCCATCTACCAAATTTTTTCTGTGTTAAAACTCATGCATTCGTTATCTATCTTCTCTTTGAATGGGACGTTACCTACATCTCAACTATTGATTTTCCAAAAACTTGTGGAATATGTAGTAGGTATCTTTTTATCAGACAGAAGGTTAACTTTCCTTCCCTTTTTCTTGAATGGGGAAGGCAAGACGCCTCTTATATCACAGAAAAGGTTAATTTTCCTTCCCTTTTTCTTGTTACTTCTGGTTTATGCTTTGATGTCAGATTTCTCTGCGTGTGTTAATTTTTGAGTAAATAttatcatattgagttgaaCAATCCGTCCTGAATTATGAAAAGGATGGTAATCATTATGAATATACATCTTGCTGTTGCTTCTGTCTTGTACAGATTTTTGTTTGTAACCTTTTTAGTAATCCAGTCCTTGGATGCTTATCTTGGTGCTTGGGTCTTCATTATGTGAGAGCTGCTTCTGCTGAATATTGATCTCCAGCTAAAATGGCTGGCTAATTCTGGAATTGTTACCACGatcaaatgctaaataataaaaatatatattggaGTGGGGTGCGACTGGAAGTTCtaatttgataaaattttattgttttacAGAAAGGAAATTTCTTAAAATAGATATttagaatgtttaaatttatcAAACCTTTTCTCCTTGTTTTGATCTACAGATAAGCAAAATGCTTAAGCCAGATAAGTGGCATGCGGCTTTTGATGGTGATGGAAAGATTTTGGGTTTCCAGAAAGTGCTTAAATCAATTATTTTGGGGGTACATACTTTAATTGCAAGcttgtatttttatattttaatttttttggttcTCTTATGACAAACATGGAAGCTCTATTTTGCGTAGTTACTGTGAAAACTCTTTTATCATTTCATAATCACTGCTCTTCCACTCTTTATACTCATTTCTTATTTGTTTAACTAGATGCAGTCATTGCTTGATTGCTCTACTCTTTTGTGGTCCTCCTATAGTGTTACAATTTTATTGTATCTTGTCTCCAATATATTTTTCTGCATGCCTGACAATGTTTGTTTTTAACATAAAGTGGTTAGCAAATGGAGCTGGCATTCTTATCAAGCTACATTATCAAGGCTATTTTGTGATACTATTTCTCGTACTGGTTGTTGGCTTCCTTGTTTTGGGCGGGCCCCTAGTTCCTTACAGTTGCACACACATTTAACCTACATACCTAATTTTAAAAGCACTGTTGGTAATTAATTATGCACATAATAGACTACGTAAATAAAACGTATGTGCTTTGATGACTAGTATTAAGGAAGCTGGAGAATACCAACAAGGTAGAGTAGGAAATGCTATTTTCTCAGCATATTTGTCTTTATCCATCTCGGCATCCAGTTGGTGAGCATGCATACCCTTTGTATCATTAATGGTTAAAATGTAAAGTCAACAATATGGTAATAACCCtcatgtaattttttttctGGAATTTTTGGAACTTATCATTTTTTCATAAacttatatatgtatttttgtATGGTTTTATCTAATTGATGCACTCATAAAACCAGTTAAGGCGGATATGTTTTTGTTCTTGTTGTACTTGACTAATTCTTATGATGTTGATTGCACTTAGGTACATTTATAGGATCTTTTGTTGTGAGCTAAAAATTTGACCACGATATATTTTCTTGATAGCGAGTAAAAAATCTCTTTCTCCTATCTACAGAACAGACAAAAAGGCTTAAAATTGATGACAGTTAGAACTTCTTTTGTATATCAGGGCGTTGATCCATCCATAAGGGCAGAAGTCTGGGAATTTCTTTTGGGAGGTTACACTTTGAGTAGCACTACTGAATATCGAAGGCAATTAAGGACAGCCAGGAGGTAATGGACATCAGCCATTCTATTCATATCTATTGGAAAAATTCTATCATTTTGTTGCAGCTCATCTGCCTGAAATTAATCTTGATATGACCTAAACATCACCTGTTTGTTGTTGATATAACACGTAGTGTTATAAAAATCTTATTCTAGCTAGTTgaacaaataaaataatctttgTTATTGCAAAGTGTGGGCTGGGGCTGAGCCTTTCATGGGGACGGTGACATGTCCAAGTCAAGCTTCATTTTAGGCCACCAAAATTTTGGGTGTAGTCCATAGGTTTATAAAATCAGCCAAATACTCCGACTCTGCATCACATATGATGTCTTGAATAGTACTGAGAGTTGCCAATATCCATGATCAGTTTATATGTCGTGCTTGAGGGAGATGGAATTTGAAGGGTTAGAATGAGTATATTTTGATTTCTGTGATCAGAATGATTTTTCTCTATTCTTATTAGACTTTTGTTTGTTGtcttttcttttaaatttcaattttgtCCGTGAAGTGGATTCTCCTTGTGCATTTTCTTTAGAAAATACATTTGTTTGATTATGAATTTAACGAGTCACTGCAAATTGATTAACTGCTGCAGGGAACGCTACCGAGATCTTGTTAGGCAATGCCAACTGATGCACTCTAGCATAGGAACTGGTTCTTTAGCCTATGTTATAGGATCTAAAGTTATGGACATGAGGGCAAGTTCCAAAGATGAAGGGAGAAGGGATGCTGAAGTTCAAATTGGACGAATCTCTGAAGCTAGTGCGAACAAAAAAGACAGTAACGGTTTTCTGGATAGCAGATCTAGAGATAAATCGTATTCGTGTTGCAAAGAAAGCTCAAGTGATTCCGGTGACCTTGCAAGTATGCGAGGAAGCACCATGGGATGTGCATATGATTCCTCTGGTCTTCTACCTTCTCCTGATCCGTGCAACTGCAGTCCACAATGTGTATATAAGACACCTGGGTCAAAATATGGCGATGAAAGTTACTTGGATTTCCCTGCTTTACCTTTaacaaatttatttgaaaagaatAAGAATGATAGAAAAGGACCCGGATTGTGTGAGGAAAGTTGTTCCTCAAGACGTAAATTGACATATGAAGATGAATATATGCATAGTTTTCAGATTAGCAATAATGCAGATCTTGTTGTGGAAACAGATGTTTTCCCAGCTAGCGATGTCTCACTATTTTCTGGTGATAAAAGGGAAAGCAGTCATATTGATTTGCACAAGTCTTTTTCTCGGTCAAATAATTCAGAATATGATAGAGAGATGGTTGACAGCCTTAGAATATCAGATGCACCAGAAACACCAATCACAAATGTAACCACACCTCAAGCACTGGCAGCCAGTGAAGACAGAGTATCTGAATGGCTTTGGACACTGCACCGAATAGGTGAACTAATGATTTGTTTTACACCACTATTATGTGAACTTGGTTCCATGGTTGAAATGTTTTGAATCTTATTGCTATGGTAAAAGTATACTTTTTTTGCAGTTGTTGATGTGGTCAGAACGGATAATCATCTCGAGTTCTACGAGGAAACAAAAAATTTGGCTCGCATGTCAGATATTCTTGCTGTCTGTGCGTGGGTTGATCCTGAAACTGGATATTGCCAAGGTTCTGCCTTTTCCTTTGTTATGAAACGTTTTCCTGATTATCGTGTTTTTTTCTGATGGCATTGGCACGGACATTGATGTTGGATTTTATTGAACTTGCAGGCATGAGTGATTTATTGTCTCCCTTTGTTGTTCTTTTTGAGGATAATGCCGATGCTTTTTGGTGTTTTGAGATGCTTTTGAGGAGAATGGTATgtgtgcatatatatatatatatatatatatatatatatatatatatatatatatatatatatatatatatatatttatgggtTTACCTGACCTTTGTAATTTAAATTGCTAAAAGTCAATATCTGTAACTCTTCAGCATGATAACTTTAAGATGGAAGGGCCAACTGGTGTCATGAAGCAGTTGCAAGTGCTGTGGCATGTATTAGAACTTACGGATAAGGAGATGTTCTCTCACCTAGCAGAAATAGGTGCTGAAAGCCTTCATTTTGCCTTCCGTATGCTGCTGGTTCTTTTTCGTAGGGAGTTATCTTTCACCGAAGCTCTTTGTATGTGGGAGGTTTGTGCTGTAAATTGATCTCTGTTTTTAGCCAATGGACCAATCTATGACTCGGATATTTTCTACTGAGTTAGTTCTATAATACAGGCTCTATTATTTTAGTAAATTCATTGTAGCATAGCTTAAGAGGCAGGCAGTCAATATAGCTACAGGTAAGGTATTTAGTATCTTTAACTATTGAAAACAAAACGTTTAAAAAGGTGTGAAATTATCTAATTTATCTGAATCGAATGTGTATTAGAAGATTAATCACATGGCTTCAACTGCAGATATGAAGTTGTCTAGGCTTTTACCTTGTGAATTCTTGTTGACTGTTGACTGgctaatttttgttgttgtttattttacCATCATCAAGTGACAGGGATTAACATGGACAATTGATtgggtgcaattttctgaaaGTTCAGTTTTTGCTGCTTTATTGAATTGGAAGttgataaaatatttagtaTTTATAAAAACCTAAAATCTGAAATTTGGACCCAAAAAAAGAAACTTTCCTGTTTTTTGCCTATTCAATGAAAATAAGACATGGTTTCCATTAATTTTTGTTCAAaaagaattattattattattatttttttaaagacGGTTGCCTTGAGTCCTGGGCATTCTGGTGGATAAAATCTGATTTTTAGTGGCTATTTGCTGTCTTGGATTAAAAATGGACATTGGATTGTATAATCCGAAATATATGTATTTCCTAAGATGATTTTTTCTTGTTGGGCTTAAAACTGTAGATGATATGGGCGGCTGATTTCGATCCATCCTTTACCTGTCATCTGGACGAGAACTGCCCGGAACTATTGGCTATTCAGTTACCCAAGGAAGCAGAAGCCGAACTGGGAGAAGAAAGCATAGATAGTA
This region of Primulina eburnea isolate SZY01 chromosome 14, ASM2296580v1, whole genome shotgun sequence genomic DNA includes:
- the LOC140811835 gene encoding rab GTPase-activating protein 22-like isoform X1 encodes the protein MVMSFFGDEKQWKCVKGGAVNLQRVSSIVRDIGEPCLHQTQIKVVIAISKMLKPDKWHAAFDGDGKILGFQKVLKSIILGGVDPSIRAEVWEFLLGGYTLSSTTEYRRQLRTARRERYRDLVRQCQLMHSSIGTGSLAYVIGSKVMDMRASSKDEGRRDAEVQIGRISEASANKKDSNGFLDSRSRDKSYSCCKESSSDSGDLASMRGSTMGCAYDSSGLLPSPDPCNCSPQCVYKTPGSKYGDESYLDFPALPLTNLFEKNKNDRKGPGLCEESCSSRRKLTYEDEYMHSFQISNNADLVVETDVFPASDVSLFSGDKRESSHIDLHKSFSRSNNSEYDREMVDSLRISDAPETPITNVTTPQALAASEDRVSEWLWTLHRIVVDVVRTDNHLEFYEETKNLARMSDILAVCAWVDPETGYCQGMSDLLSPFVVLFEDNADAFWCFEMLLRRMHDNFKMEGPTGVMKQLQVLWHVLELTDKEMFSHLAEIGAESLHFAFRMLLVLFRRELSFTEALCMWEMIWAADFDPSFTCHLDENCPELLAIQLPKEAEAELGEESIDSNGGVPKSSPTKQGVECSISDSSGMRSTSARPFCGLTKSFWSKNDRLQIHTVLSSARNGDELPVFCVAAILITNRQKIIRETHSIDDLIKIFNDNILKIRVKRCIRTAIKLRKKYLYKLIKNGPVPQNSN
- the LOC140811835 gene encoding rab GTPase-activating protein 22-like isoform X2, yielding MVMSFFGDEKQWKCVKGGAVNLQRVSSIVRDIGEPCLHQTQIKISKMLKPDKWHAAFDGDGKILGFQKVLKSIILGGVDPSIRAEVWEFLLGGYTLSSTTEYRRQLRTARRERYRDLVRQCQLMHSSIGTGSLAYVIGSKVMDMRASSKDEGRRDAEVQIGRISEASANKKDSNGFLDSRSRDKSYSCCKESSSDSGDLASMRGSTMGCAYDSSGLLPSPDPCNCSPQCVYKTPGSKYGDESYLDFPALPLTNLFEKNKNDRKGPGLCEESCSSRRKLTYEDEYMHSFQISNNADLVVETDVFPASDVSLFSGDKRESSHIDLHKSFSRSNNSEYDREMVDSLRISDAPETPITNVTTPQALAASEDRVSEWLWTLHRIVVDVVRTDNHLEFYEETKNLARMSDILAVCAWVDPETGYCQGMSDLLSPFVVLFEDNADAFWCFEMLLRRMHDNFKMEGPTGVMKQLQVLWHVLELTDKEMFSHLAEIGAESLHFAFRMLLVLFRRELSFTEALCMWEMIWAADFDPSFTCHLDENCPELLAIQLPKEAEAELGEESIDSNGGVPKSSPTKQGVECSISDSSGMRSTSARPFCGLTKSFWSKNDRLQIHTVLSSARNGDELPVFCVAAILITNRQKIIRETHSIDDLIKIFNDNILKIRVKRCIRTAIKLRKKYLYKLIKNGPVPQNSN
- the LOC140811835 gene encoding rab GTPase-activating protein 22-like isoform X3, whose amino-acid sequence is MVMSFFGDEKQWKCVKGGAVNLQRVSSIVRDIGEPCLHQTQIKVVIAISKMLKPDKWHAAFDGDGKILGFQKVLKSIILGGVDPSIRAEVWEFLLGGYTLSSTTEYRRQLRTARRERYRDLVRQCQLMHSSIGTGSLAYVIGSKVMDMRASSKDEGRRDAEVQIGRISEASANKKDSNGFLDSRSRDKSYSCCKESSSDSGDLASMRGSTMGCAYDSSGLLPSPDPCNCSPQCVYKTPGSKYGDESYLDFPALPLTNLFEKNKNDRKGPGLCEESCSSRRKLTYEDEYMHSFQISNNADLVVETDVFPASDVSLFSGDKRESSHIDLHKSFSRSNNSEYDREMVDSLRISDAPETPITNVTTPQALAASEDRVSEWLWTLHRIVVDVVRTDNHLEFYEETKNLARMSDILAVCAWVDPETGYCQGMSDLLSPFVVLFEDNADAFWCFEMLLRRMHDNFKMEGPTGVMKQLQVLWHVLELTDKEMFSHLAEIGAESLHFAFRMLLVLFRRELSFTEALCMWEMIWAADFDPSFTCHLDENCPELLAIQLPKEAEAELGEESIDSNGGVPKSSPTKQGVECSISDSSGMRSTSARPFCGLTKSFWSKNDRLQIHTVLSSARNGDELPVFCVAAILITNRQKIIRETHSIDDLIKADIQ